Below is a genomic region from Erigeron canadensis isolate Cc75 chromosome 7, C_canadensis_v1, whole genome shotgun sequence.
TGTCAATAGATATATAGCTAAAATACTTACAAATTAGTGAAAAAACGTTGTCCGATAATTTGCGAAAGTTTTGTGATCATTTCATGAACTAAACGGACCTTCACAATTTCACATTTGACAAGTTTATAGGTAACTCATCTAGAGTAAAATTGCcattaaaacaattaaaatatacaaaataattaACGGAACTAAAAATATTATGTTTGGCGAAACTAGCTGGTAGCtgaaagttatttacggtcaaagttagtcaacatgacaactaaaatggaaCGGAGGAAGTATTTATTAGTTGGTATAGTACTATCATGTATTACGTTTAGATGTCTGcggcaaaaaaataaaaataaattaacaatcaaaaccaaaaatcTATATTACTCGTACTAACATGCGAAAGGGTAGTTAAATAATTTAATACACTAAAAGCTTGTAACTACTGGAATACTGGATAACGCTAGTATATGTAGCGTTAGAATATAGAGCTTTTAGATATATCTAAAAGCTCAAACCTCTTCTAACCAAacgaagctttttattaagtgTGAGCTTTTTCTTAAAAGCTTAAAGCTTGTAGCTCCTAAAAGTTCTTTGCCAAACACATTCATTATCTTGGAACATACACGGCTCCATTTACAAgaaaagtaactcccaatgccgtcttccacgggttttgggtcccaataccgtcttcgacggtgtatgggggaggttgatatgtagacagccttacccttaccaaaggtagagagactgctttcaggttctaccataggtagaaaaagacctccagccttgctgagCATGAAGATCGAACCTATGATCTCTGTTTCCAGAGATATGAGCTTCAATCACTGATCCAACACATTTACATGGCTCCATTTACAAGCTGATGCAATATTAGTATATAGAGATTTGATTGGTATATATCAATATGTGATAGAAATCCTTTATAAAATAGGATTTTATTGTATTCTTATGTACATGTCTAGTAGGTGGTAGGCATTGTTCATGCCTATGTGATGTTAAACTTTTTTGTATGAAGTTTGTAAAAAGGCAGTGTCCTCTTTGGGTTAAGAAAAAATGAGCATTGTACCCGCGTAATACAACGATGGTTGTGACGATAACGGCGTGGTGATGGGGCAACTATTGGTGAAGTcaacgtcgagtggtgtagatgattgatataaaaacaattaatttaaagGGCTActagatatattttaaaaaataaatgactgCTAATGTAGTTTAATCCTTAATGTTAAGGAGATAGTATctgtaaatatattttaaagggtGTTAGATGAACTTATTACATAGTTTGAATAAGGATGACATTTTAAACATTTCTTCTTATGTAACttaaaaaaagtgtttttttaataagtaatatagataaaattaagaaaaaatagTTATTTTGGCCAACTTTTTCAGGTTTCCATAATTaacttacaaatttacaatacgAAATCAAACTCGTCATGTGAAATCGAAAATCCCAAAGCAAAATATtgaaaatgttatttataaaatgGTCGTCAAGTGATTATCTATCGAAACAAAATCCCATCAAAATCGGATATTCCTCATTGTGATTTCGAAGTCGCAAGAAATTGTATAATTGCAATATAAGGATAATGAAAAGCACATTGTTATTTAGCATTGCAATTTCGACAATGATATTTACGAATTCGTGAATTCACTCCGGGAAGATTTTAATTTCGCATGATTAATGCATGgtgattttgttgcaaaataATCTGATTAAAATTGTATATCGTAAAAGCCCAAAATCCTTGTTAGTTGTTAAAAGAGTAATGAGATTTTTTGAGGAAACTTTTCGTAGTATCAATGGTTTAGTTTATTGCATTTAGTTACATAATTAGGTAACATGAAAATTTTCTTGTTACGAACAACAAACGAGTATTTAATTGACTCAGATACATGTGGTTTTATTaaagtatttttgatttttaaataactATATTCTAAATTTTTTCTCGACCATCTCTAagataatgattatttttttcaatttgagACCTTTTATAAAGATTTCGggattataatttatattcttGTAGCCTTTTACTTACATGCTCAACAGGAAAAACAAAAAGGTCATTTTTTTGCCATGCGTATTAAGTTTCTTactttcttgtttataaattattgAGATCGTtcagattatttatttttgaaacaaaTCAAGTTTAGTTTGTAAGGTCTTTGCTAATAATAATCTTATGGCCTTATGACTTGTCATTGAtgtatataaaatcataaaatctaaaagatggatttttgatatgaatgatatatatatatatacatttttttttaatttgttgttaatTTTCTTTTGCATGTTCGAACTTCTATACGTCCTTTTACTTGTTTACTCATTTGACCGATTCTATATACTGTGAGTCTGtcactttcttttcatttcatccATTATAGTCTTTCTAGTAAGAATagaatcaaaaaccaaaacaatatTTTCTTCCTtagtttttagttatttttgtcaTAGTAGTTACATTGACTCACAATTAAGTCACCTCAACGACTTTGATGGATGTAACAATGGGTTTGGTTTGcatccaagttgttacttgctAAAAACATATGTTACAATGTTACATAATCACTTACCGTCATGTTGATCCCCTGAAGAATCTCGAACCACGTACAGTTGTCCATTTTGCCTCATGTTAATGACAATTACTTGAAAAATCTCGAACCATGTACGGTTGTCCGCTTTGACTCATGTTAACGACCATAGTTTGTAGTCTTGACGagtaattaaataaaacctttaGTTGGGAAACTACATATCTTTATTAGCCGATTAGAGAATGAATTTCTTGATGCCTATATTAGTGTCGTTTATACTTTACtataataatacatataaaccAACAATAAGCATGTTAGATTGATTTGGAAATAATGGTCATTCGGTTTTCTTTTGGCATTTAATTAAATGTAAAGTatatgggttttgctaaacaaagacCTCACGACTAtagtaaaattattaaataGGTATACACttgttgttccaaaaaaaaaaaaaaaagtacgaTTGTTTATGCACCTTAATTGCAGCCAAACATGTtactaaaaatacaattttacattttcttttgaatacaaaaataataaaaatcttgAGAAAAACCTTAAAAAATGTTATCCAAAAATAGATAAGAAATTAATATAAGAGCCCATATAATTGAAATTGGGTTAGAACGACTTCATCAAACTTGTCTAGCTCAAGTTAGTGGCCGGGCTTGTTTTGGGCTCAAGTTTTAGAGCCTATGTTTTAGGAAATAGTTTACAGAGATGAgaaatgtaaaaatgtttgtttgagaaaaataaaaaatgtcagGAAATGATCTGCTCATGCTGGACGTCTTCCCCACGCTCTTAACATATTTTACAATTAATATTCGGAAGAGAAAATTACTTGTTATTACTAGCACTCCTAGCGGCCCATATATGGACCTCTCTTTAGAATTTCATCAAATTTGGatgaaattgttttttattttgcagATGCTTTTATAACAGTAACTCAGTAAGTAACAAAGTAATATCagttaactggagttaatacCCAAAATGGTgtatttgataataataattattaaaatggtGTAGTTTCAAATgtatttaccaaaatggtgtttttaaaaaaaatatttaccaaagtggtatttatataaattttatatgaatTTGTCTAAAACTAAATTGTTTCTTTTTGCCAACTCTAACcattgtaatattattattacattataatttagaaacaactttaattatatctatctatgtaattttattaaataaaatgatatacgATCTTAATAAATCATATGAATATAATTGTTAAACAACTAAATAACATAGCattcaatattgaaatttaattaGAACAGTACCTTACAAATGAAATAATGTCATATGATAAATTTTAACCCATTGCTTAATCACCCCTAAACCAACTTCGAATGATATTTAAAACCATGAGAGCTTATAATCGTTATAGCATGTTCGTATAACgagaataaaaaaaaggaagtaATGAATGCATAAGAGGTTTCAGATTATTTTTCATCTTTGTTTCTAAattataatgtaataataatattacaatgGTTAAAGTTGACAAAAAGAAACAATTTAGTTTTAGataaattcatataaatttataaaaacaccattttggtaaatattttttaaaaaatcaccattttgataaatactttttaaactataccattttgataattatttttatcaaatacacCATTTTGGgtattaactccagttaactGATCAAACAGAACATATAACAAAGACTATTGACATTAGCAGTCTATAACCGTTTTGCATGTATCTTATGtgtaaacacacacacacacaattttCTGTCCCATATCTTCTGTACTAGTTAAGGCATTTGGGTACACTTAAAAGTAAACGGTCAAGTCAATAGCATTTACTTGGTATTCCTACATTATGTTTCTTTGTTACAAGGGCCTTTGGCTCAACAAATCCGTAACATTCACGCATAAAATTTTGTTCCACATAACCGGAAAATTATAACCTTTTCTTCGCTTCACAACTGATAAGTTATTTGATTTTTTGCTTCTAAATTTGGAATTCAAAATGACCACCCGACTCTTCTTTCATACTTGCGTAATATACTTTTACCTTATCCTTTTTTGGGTCGATATGATATTGGTTTCTGGTCAATGTCAAATCAGACAGCAATCCATCTTGATCCAATTCAAGAACAATCTCACCTTCAATTCTTTAGTTTCAACAAAACTGGTTTCTTGGGACCCAAATGTCACAACAGATTGTTGCAACTGGACGGGTGTCGTCTGCAGCACCCAGGGTCAGGTTATTGGACTAGATTTAAGCAAAGAAACGATATCGAGTCCAATAGATGATTCTAGTGCTCTTTTTGATCTAGACAATCTTAAAAGCCTGAATCTTGCTggaaactacttcaacttcatgcAGATTCCTTCAAGATTTGGCAGTCTTTCAACTTTGTCGTATTTGAATTTATCGAATTCAAGGTTTACGGGTCAGATTCCAGGGGAATTGTCATGGCTGACAAAACTAGAAGTTCTTGATCTTTCTGAGCCTTTCTCATTCGGAACTCGCTCACTGAAACTGGAGAAACCGAATCTATCAACACTTGTGCAAAACCTCACAAGGTTAACAGGTCTTTATCTTAATAATGTGAATATATCATCACAAAGATTTGATTGGTCAAAGGGTTTGTCTTCATCTTTGCTTAAGCTGGAAGTTTTAAGCTTGTCAAATTGTCAACTTTCGGGCCCTTTAGATGATTCCCTTCAGAGATTACAGTCACTTTCCGAAATTCGTCTAGGTCTAAACAACTTAAGTGCTCCAGTTCCTGATTTCTTTGCAAGTTTCAAGAATCTGACAGTACTGAATCTTGGTGCTTGTAACTTGAACGGAACATTTCCTCAAAAAGTCTTCCAGCTGCAGAAACTACAGCTTCTTGATTTATCCGTTAATATGAATCTTTTTGGTTCTTTACCGGATTTTCCCATTAATGGGTCGCTTCGATGTTTGGTACTcagtaacacaaacttttctgGCGGGATATCTGACACTATTGGAAATCTAAAGAATCTATCGAGAATTGAGCTGCCAAAGAGTAATTTCAGTGGACAGATACCGAAGTCTATGGAAAAACTCACCCGATTGGCGTACCTAGATCTGTCATCAAATTACTTTAGTGGCGAAATCCCATCATTTCAGATGTGCAAGAATCTTACCCATGTTGACCTATCAAGGAATGGTTTATCGGGTACGATCCCTTCTGTTCActttcaagatcttcaaagtcttgTTTATGTTGATTTAAGGTTCAATGTTTTTAATGGAAGCATACCTCCATCTTTGTTTTCTCTGCAACAAGTTCGAAAGATACAGCTTTCCAATAACAATTTTGATGGTTTAATTCCTAATTTTTCTAACCCGTCTGCATCTTCATTGGATACACTGGATTTAAGCAGTAACAAATTGGGAGGAGAAATTCCGAAATCTTTGTTTAAACTTGGAAAGCTAAATATCTTGTTATTATCATCAAATAACCTGAGTGGAAGCATAAAAACCATAGATTTTCAGGGTCACTTGACCAACCTAACGACTCTCGATCTTTCATTCAATTATTTGTCCATTATTACAACCACAAATCTCACTCTAGTGAATCGCCTTCCAAACTTTTCTTCCTTAAAGTTGGCTTCTTGCAATCTTCAAATGTTCCCTAATCTAAGAAACCAATCGAGATTGATAAATCTTGATCTTTCTAACAACAAAATTGGAGGAGAGATACCAAGCTGGATATGGAGAATTGGAAACGGAGACCTTTCCTATCTGAATCTTTCTAATAACCGGTTAACTGCTCTCCAAGAGCCATATCATTTTCCCGATCTTTTAGTACTCGACTTGCATTCCAATCTTCTCAATGGGTCGATTCCAGTTCCTCCACAAACGGCTACCTTCATCGACTATTCAAAAAATCGTTTCAACTCGATTCTCCCTGAAGCCATGGGGACAAATCTCAGTTTTGCTTATTATTTTTCGGTTTCTGACAATCTGCTCACTGGTAATATTCCGAACACCATATGCAACGCTGCCTACCTAAGGGTTCTTGATTTGTCAAACAACAAGTTAAGTGGAAGGATACCAAAATGTTTATTTGAATTTGGTAGCAGTCTGGGGGTACTAAACTTGGGTAACAACAGACTTTTTGGTCAAATAGAGGGTACATTTCCAAGCACCTGTGGGCTAAACACTCTAGATTTGCATGGAAATTCTTTAGAAGGGAAGATTCCAAAATCTTTAGTCAATTGCACAATGCTGGAAGTGTTAAACCTCGGGAGcaacaaaatatatgacaaGTATCCGTGTTCTTTGGGTAACAACACCAACTTGCGTGTTCTTGTTCTGAGATCCAACAGGTTATATGGAAACGTAAGTTGTGGTGAAAACCAGCACAATAATTGGTCAAAGCTTCAGATTCTAGACATCGCTTCCAACAATTTAAGTGGTAAAGTTCCCACTGAAAGTTTCTCGCACTGGGCAGCTATGATGACTGATGATCTATCAAGCAAGAAGCACCTTAGTTTTAGGGTGTTACAACTTACTGAGTTCTACTATCAAGATACGGTTACAGTCACAGTCAAAGGACTCGAGGTGGAACTAGTCAAAATTCTGACACTCTTCACATCCATTGATATCTCAAGTAACCATTTTTCAGGGGACATACCAACCTCAATTGGAAGACTCGGAGCACTTTATCTTCTCAATGTATCAAATAATGAGTTCACA
It encodes:
- the LOC122609505 gene encoding receptor-like protein 34 yields the protein MILVSGQCQIRQQSILIQFKNNLTFNSLVSTKLVSWDPNVTTDCCNWTGVVCSTQGQVIGLDLSKETISSPIDDSSALFDLDNLKSLNLAGNYFNFMQIPSRFGSLSTLSYLNLSNSRFTGQIPGELSWLTKLEVLDLSEPFSFGTRSLKLEKPNLSTLVQNLTRLTGLYLNNVNISSQRFDWSKGLSSSLLKLEVLSLSNCQLSGPLDDSLQRLQSLSEIRLGLNNLSAPVPDFFASFKNLTVLNLGACNLNGTFPQKVFQLQKLQLLDLSVNMNLFGSLPDFPINGSLRCLVLSNTNFSGGISDTIGNLKNLSRIELPKSNFSGQIPKSMEKLTRLAYLDLSSNYFSGEIPSFQMCKNLTHVDLSRNGLSGTIPSVHFQDLQSLVYVDLRFNVFNGSIPPSLFSLQQVRKIQLSNNNFDGLIPNFSNPSASSLDTLDLSSNKLGGEIPKSLFKLGKLNILLLSSNNLSGSIKTIDFQGHLTNLTTLDLSFNYLSIITTTNLTLVNRLPNFSSLKLASCNLQMFPNLRNQSRLINLDLSNNKIGGEIPSWIWRIGNGDLSYLNLSNNRLTALQEPYHFPDLLVLDLHSNLLNGSIPVPPQTATFIDYSKNRFNSILPEAMGTNLSFAYYFSVSDNLLTGNIPNTICNAAYLRVLDLSNNKLSGRIPKCLFEFGSSLGVLNLGNNRLFGQIEGTFPSTCGLNTLDLHGNSLEGKIPKSLVNCTMLEVLNLGSNKIYDKYPCSLGNNTNLRVLVLRSNRLYGNVSCGENQHNNWSKLQILDIASNNLSGKVPTESFSHWAAMMTDDLSSKKHLSFRVLQLTEFYYQDTVTVTVKGLEVELVKILTLFTSIDISSNHFSGDIPTSIGRLGALYLLNVSNNEFTGPIPSSMGNLSQLEALDMSQNRLTGVIPETLTSLEFLSSLNLSYNQLNGRIPIGSQFQTFVTNSYLGNKELCGLPLNITCTSSILPIPKDPKISQESKKGNDWLTVFHGMGAGAGTSIVIAVLYSIYKRNTSGRSRQTNF